The Acidobacteriota bacterium DNA window GACGACTGTGACCCTCGACAGGGACCCGTCCGTCCCGCTCGCCAGCAACCCGCACCTGCTCCGGTGGGTGGAGAAGATGCGCCAGCTCACCACGCCGGCCGCCGTCCACTGGGTGGACGGCTCGCAGGCCGAGTACGACGCGCTCTGCGCCGGCATGGTGGAGACGGGCACGCTCACGAAACTCGACGAGCAGCGCTGGCCCAACTGCTATTACGCGCGGTCGGATGCGTCGGACGTGGCGCGCGTCGAGCAACGGACGTTCGTGTGCTCCCTGTCGAAGGACGCGGCCGGGCCCACCAACAACTGGGTCAACCCGTTCGAGATGCGCAAGACCCTGCGCGGCCTGTTCAAGGGCTGCATGACGGGCCGCACGATGTACGTGTTGGCCTACAGCA harbors:
- a CDS encoding phosphoenolpyruvate carboxykinase (catalyzes the phosphorylation and decarboxylation of oxaloacetate to form phosphoenolpyruvate using GTP), translating into MTTVTLDRDPSVPLASNPHLLRWVEKMRQLTTPAAVHWVDGSQAEYDALCAGMVETGTLTKLDEQRWPNCYYARSDASDVARVEQRTFVCSLSKDAAGPTNNWVNPFEMRKTLRGLFKGCMTGRTMYVLAYSMGEVGSPMAQIGVQLTDSPYVVASMRIMARIGSPVLAEIDRDTRRVVPCMHSVGMPLQPGQADVPWPCNADKYIVHCPETREIWSYGS